Proteins encoded together in one Cicer arietinum cultivar CDC Frontier isolate Library 1 chromosome 4, Cicar.CDCFrontier_v2.0, whole genome shotgun sequence window:
- the LOC101489065 gene encoding PWWP domain-containing protein 5-like, whose translation MAGQSQTLDLEGSLIGEGNGKESLVRVLDSDLHIDSVCGDVDFDGSIEEDKDVKNPTIEGGIVRFEGSQFVRSLESKSENEKVELSGNEITLKTLEKEVMSDVIQAELDVRRSVGVKDSVFGKINDSQKEEEIGEEGFNDSKKRRAKDGKVVKCAFMKSSGKSYQASYELPTKKGRFSVCDLVWGKVRSHPWWPGQIFDPSDSSAQAKKHFKKNHYLVAYFGDGTFAWNEASKLKSFRTHFSYIEKQKNSDVFRSAVDSALDEVKRRVEFGLACSCVPKDTYDKIKLQIVDNCGIRQEPSFVHRVDESLNVSSFVPEKLMEYLKDLSKLPTGGFDRLELLIAKAQLLALNRLKGYSYLPELQYCGGLGNDTDISINDTDKRLSEVNEHTIHVSKIGDKTGTGDTKTTNRSCRKHKHNLKDGMYPAKKKNLLKQASGTPDSTHGDYQNDEAIANLISPVFSKKRKTVDHYVDVSGKKGRRNTISLEKVSNTTKQSSFKIGECIRRVAKQLTVPLSALKYPGDRSLMADGNADSFSGNESDFFSPNLETQKSNSIFPTEFSSLDDLLSLLQWVAHEPQGDYSFLNVIVSFFSDFRNSIIIENDSGKEILPTNEVGTKRKNRTVSGSPEIFDFDDPNDTYCTDMVIQNGSKEQQSQRSSRLNCQHAPSELEKPIHVYTRRSNSRKKYFDSNHAEVPEKPSGYIDEKSPAELVLKFAELDSVLSETSLNNIFKHFGPLKESETEIDRGSSQARVVFKKCADAEAAFSSAKKFNIFGRTLVNYQLNYAPSALLNASSFVTTQDQELHLDLSNAELNMV comes from the coding sequence ATGGCTGGTCAAAGTCAAACTCTAGACTTAGAGGGATCTTTGATTGGTGAGGGTAATGGGAAGGAATCGTTAGTTAGGGTATTGGATTCTGATTTGCATATAGATAGTGTTTGTGGTGATGTGGattttgatggatcaattgaggaGGATAAAGATGTGAAGAATCCTACTATTGAAGGAGGAATTGTTAGGTTTGAGGGTTCTCAATTTGTTAGGTCTTTAGAAAGTAAGAGTGAGAATGAGAAAGTTGAGTTGAGTGGAAATGAAATAACTTTGAAAACATTGGAGAAAGAAGTGATGAGTGATGTTATTCAGGCTGAGTTAGATGTTAGACGAAGTGTTGGAGTGAAAGACAGCGTTTTTGGGAAGATTAATGATTCACAGAAAGAGGAGGAAATTGGGGAGGAAGGATTTAATGATTCCAAAAAGCGAAGAGCAAAAGATGGAAAAGTGGTAAAGTGTGCTTTCATGAAGAGTTCAGGAAAAAGTTATCAGGCAAGTTATGAGCTGCCGACAAAAAAAGGTCGGTTTTCTGTGTGTGATTTGGTTTGGGGCAAAGTGAGAAGCCACCCGTGGTGGCCAGGACAGATATTTGATCCATCGGATTCGTCTGCACAGGCGAAGAAGCATTTTAAAAAGAATCACTATTTGGTAGCATATTTTGGAGATGGAACGTTTGCTTGGAATGAAGCGTCTAAGCTGAAGTCATTTAGGACACATTTCTCTTATATTGAAAAGCAGAAAAATTCAGATGTGTTTCGGAGTGCTGTGGATTCTGCTTTGGATGAAGTGAAAAGACGGGTAGAATTTGGGCTGGCATGTTCCTGTGTACCTAAAGATACCTATGACAAGATTAAACTCCAGATTGTTGACAACTGTGGGATTCGACAAGAGCCGAGTTTTGTACATAGAGTTGATGAATCTTTAAATGTTAGCTCCTTTGTACCTGAGAAGCTTATGGAATACTTGAAAGATTTATCCAAGTTGCCAACTGGAGGCTTTGATCGATTGGAGCTTTTGATAGCCAAGGCTCAGTTGCTTGCGCTCAATCGTTTAAAGGGTTACTCTTACTTGCCTGAATTACAGTATTGTGGAGGTTTGGGCAACGACACTGACATCTCGATTAACGATACTGATAAACGATTGAGTGAAGTTAATGAGCACACAATTCATGTGAGTAAAATTGGTGATAAAACTGGTACTGGAGATACAAAAACCACAAACCGATCCTGTCGCAAGCATAAACATAACCTAAAGGATGGAATGTATCcagcaaaaaagaaaaacttactAAAACAAGCAAGTGGGACTCCAGATTCTACCCATGGTGATTACCAGAATGATGAGGCCATTGCTAATCTGATTTCTCCTGTCTTTTCCAAGAAACGAAAGACTGTTGATCATTATGTCGACGTCTCAGGGAAAAAAGGCAGAAGAAATACGATTTCCCTTGAAAAAGTTTCAAACACCACAAAACAATCGTCATTTAAAATTGGTGAATGTATTCGTAGGGTTGCTAAACAACTTACTGTGCCGCTCTCTGCATTGAAATATCCTGGAGACAGATCTCTGATGGCAGATGGAAATGCAGATAGTTTTTCAGGAAATGAATCTGATTTCTTCTCCCCTAATCTTGAGACTCAGAAGTCAAACTCGATTTTTCCCACAGAGTTTTCATCTCTAGATGATTTGCTATCTTTACTTCAGTGGGTAGCACATGAACCACAGGGAGATTACAGTTTCTTGAATGTTATAGTGAGTTTCTTCTCAGATTTCAGGAATTCAATCATTATTGAAAATGATTCTGGGAAAGAAATCTTACCTACAAATGAAGTTGGCACCAAAAGGAAGAACCGAACCGTCAGTGGATCTCCTGAGATATTTGACTTTGATGATCCGAATGACACTTATTGTACAGACATGGTCATACAGAATGGTTCCAAAGAACAACAATCACAGAGAAGCAGCAGACTTAACTGCCAGCATGCGCCTTCTGAGCTGGAAAAACCTATTCATGTTTATACTCGTAGGTCCAATTCGAGGAAAAAGTATTTTGATAGCAATCATGCCGAGGTTCCTGAAAAACCTTCTGGTTATATAGATGAGAAATCCCCGGCTGAACTTGTTTTGAAGTTTGCTGAGTTGGATTCTGTTCTCTCGGAAACTAgcctaaataatatttttaagcaTTTTGGACCTCTAAAGGAATCTGAAACAGAAATTGATAGAGGAAGCAGCCAGGCAAGAGTGGTTTTCAAGAAGTGTGCTGATGCAGAGGCTGCTTTCAGTAGTGCTAAAAAGTTCAACATATTTGGACGAACTCTAGTAAATTACCAGCTTAACTATGCACCAAGTGCACTGTTGAACGCTTCGTCTTTTGTCACAACGCAAGACCAGGAATTGCATCTTGATCTTTCCAATGCTGAGCTTAATATGGTCTAA
- the LOC101489398 gene encoding nuclear transcription factor Y subunit B-1-like gives MADATSPPRDHDSGGDQSPRGSSSAAREQDRFLPIANISRIMKKALPSNGKIAKDAKDTMQECVSEFISFITSEASEKCQKEKRKTINGDDLLWAMATLGFEDYIEPLKVYLARYREIEGDNKGSVRSGDGSGRRDQVSPVGQNAQLVQQGSFNYNGSQVHPQHLVMPSMQNHE, from the exons ATGGCAGATGCAACGAGTCCACCTCGTGACCACGACAGTGGTGGCGACCAGAGCCCACGCGGTTCTTCCTCTGCCGCGCGTGAACAAGATCGTTTCTTGCCTATTGCTAACATTAGCAGAATCATGAAGAAAGCTTTACCTTCCAATGGAAAGATTGCTAAAGATGCTAAAGACACGATGCAAGAATGTGTTTCTGAATTCATCAGCTTTATTACTAGCGA GGCGAGTGAGAAATGTCAGAAGGAGAAGAGAAAGACTATTAATGGAGATGATTTGTTATGGGCAATGGCTACTTTAGGATTTGAAGACTATATAGAACCGCTTAAGGTGTACCTAGCAAGGTACAGAGAG ATAGAG GGTGACAATAAAGGATCTGTTAGAAGTGGTGATGGATCTGGTAGACGAGATCAAGTCAGCCCTGTGGGCCAAAATGCTCAG CTTGTTCAGCAGGGTTCTTTTAACTATAATGGTTCCCAG GTGCATCCACAACATTTGGTCATGCCTTCAATGCAAAATCATGAATAG